TGCCAGTGAGCAACCGCAGACTATTGCGCTGGTGGTCACCCAGCTTCCGCCGCCGCGCGCCGCTCAGTTGTTATCCACACTTCCGCCGGAGGTGCGCGCCGAGGTCACCCTGAAGATCGCCAGAATGCAGTCGGCTTCTGCGGAGGTTATCGCCCAGATCGAGGACAGCCTTCGCTCCCGGCTGAGCGGAATGGACGCGGATGCGCAACGGACCGTGAGCGGCGTCCAGGCGCTGGTGGAGATCCTCAACTCTGCGGAGCGCTCACTGGAGCGCAGCGTGCTGGAATCGCTTTCGCAGCACGACGCGGCTCTTGCGGAAGAGATCAAACGGAAGCTGTTCGTCTTCGAAGACATCCTTCTGCTGGAAGACAGGGCGCTGCAGATGGTGCTCCGGGAAGTGGAGCAGGACGACCTCCGGCTGGCCCTGCGCGGCGCGCAGGAGAGCGTGCGCGAGAAGGTCTTCAAGAACATGTCCGAACGTGCGTCGGCCACCATCAAAGAGGATCTGGAGACCATGGGGCCCGTGCGCGTGCGCGACGTGGAAGCGGCGCAGCAGCGCATCGCGCTGGTTATTCGTGCGATGGAGGAACGCGGCGAGATCGTCATCGCCCGGGGCGAAGGCGAGGGAGCCGAGGAGTTTGTCTGAGGAGGCCACCGTGGCTCGCGGAAGCGGATTCGTATTCGACCCGGCCAGCGTCCTCAGGTCCGCCATTTCTCCAGAGGAGCAGGCGCGTGGCATCATCGCGGAGGCGCAGCAAGAGGCGGACCGCTTGGTCCGCGAGGCGCAGAGCTCCACGGAAAGCGTGCGCCGCGCCGCGTGGGAGGAAGGCTTTGCGGAGGGCTTCCGTCAGGCTGCTCTGCAGTGGAAACAGGCTCTGGAAGATGCCCAGCGCGAACGCGATTCCGTGGTGCAGCAACTGGAGGAGCTTTCCGCCGGCATCGAGCAGGAATGCCTGAAGCTGGCTTTGCAGATCGCCGAAAAGATCGTCCGTCACGAGATCGAGACCCATCCGGAGACAGTGAAGGACATTCTGGCACTTGCGCTCCGGCAACTGAAAGACAGGGCGAATGTGCGCATCCTGGTGAACCGCGCCGATCTCGAACTGGTCCGGGCGGCGCGGGAAGACATCGCCCGGTGGGCTGAGGGTTTGCGCAACGTGGAAATTGTCGAGGAGCCAAGGGTGGAGCGCGGCGGCGTGATAGTGGAGTCCTCGGATGGCATCCTTGACGCCCGTCCTTCCGTCCAGATGGATGAGTTGAAGCGCAAGCTAGAGGAGGCGGACAGTCTGTGATTCGCCTCTCCCCTCCGCGCCTGGAGCGCTACCACCGGGCCGTGCGTCGCGCGAACGCCGTGCGGCTGAACGGCAGGCTTACCAGAGTGGTGGGGGTGCTGGTGGAATCGGCCGGCCCCGCGGCGCACATCGGCGAGATCTGCGAGATCCACTATTCCCGGAACGATCCCCCCATGCTGGCGGAAGTGGTGGGTTTCCGCGAGGACCGTGTGCTTTTGATGCCCTACGGCGAGATCGCCCGTCTGGCGCGCCACGCCGAGGTGGTGGCCACAGGCAGATCGCTTTGCGTCCCCGGCTCCGAAGCGCTTCTGGGGCGCGTTCTGGATGGCCTGGGAAGACCACTGGACGGAGGCCCCCCGGTGGAGGCGGAAGAGCTCCTTCCGGTCCTCAGAGAGCCGCCCCATCCCCTGTTGCGGGAGCGCATCCGCGAGCCGCTTTCGCTGGGGGTGCGCTCCATTGACGGTCTCATCACCTGTGGCACCGGACAGCGCGTGGGTGTCTTCGCGGGAAGCGGGGTGGGCAAGAGCACCCTGCTGGGAATGATCGCGCGCAACACAGAGGCGGATGTCAACGTCATCGGCCTCATCGGGGAGCGTGGCAGGGAGGTGCGCGACTTCATCGAGCGCGACCTGGGGGAGGAGGGGCTGCGGCGCTCGGTGGTGGTGGTGGCCACATCCGACCAGGTCTCCGTACAGCGTCTGCGCGGCGCACAGGTGGCCACGGCCATTGCGGAGTACTTCCGGGACCGGGGCAAGCGGGTGCTCCTGATGCTGGACTCCGTCACGCGCATCGCGTGGGCGCAGCGGGAGATCGGACTTGCGGCTGGCGAGCCGCCCACCACGCGGGGCTACACGCCATCCGTCTTTGCGATGCTCCCGAAGCTGCTGGAGCGCGCGGGCATGTCGGACCGGGGATCCATCACCGGGCTGTATACCGTGCTGGTGGATGGCGACGATATGAACGAGCCCGTCGCCGACGCCGTGCGGGCCATTCTGGACGGACATATCGTCCTGTCGCGAGCTCTGGCGCATCAGAACCACTACCCCGCGGTGGACGTGCTGGCAAGCGTGAGCCGCGTGATGCCGGAGATCACCACATCGGCACACCGCGCGGCCGCCGGACATCTCAGGAGACTGCTGGCGGCCTACCGCGACAGCGAGGATCTGATCAACATCGGAGCCTATGTGCGCGGCTCCAATCCACTGATTGACGAGGCCATTGACCTGCTTCCGGAGATCCGCGCCTTCCTGCAGCAGGATGTGGAGGAGCGCTGCCCGCTGACCGAGACGGTCTCCCGGCTGACCTCCCTTGCGAGGAAGCCTGGCGATGAAGGGGAGGATGAATGAGACGGTTCATATTCCGCCTGGAACACGTGCTGAATGTCCGCAGGGCGAAGGAAGAAGCGGCGCTGGCCGAACTGGCCGCCGCCCGCCGCGCGCTGGCTCTGGAGCAGATGACACTGGAGCAGAGGCGGGCCCGCGCTCGCCGGGCCCTCCAGGAAGCCCGCAAGAGAAGGATGGAAGGAGAGGATCCTGCGCTCGCCGCCTGGCTGACAGCCTTTCTTGAGGCGCTTGAGGACGACGTGCGCCTTCAGGAAGAACGTGTGCGGCAGGCGGAAGAGGAAGTCCAGTCGCGGCTGCAGGCGGCGCTGGAAGCGATGAAAGAACGCAAGGCTATGGAGAAGCTGCGGGAGCGGCGGCTGGCCGAGCATCTGGCCGAGGCCGCGCGGGAAGATATCCGGGCGATGGACGAGGCGGCCGCCCTGCGCGTGGTATCCGCCGCCTGACTGCAGCCGCAGCAGAACCAGACGAAAAAAGAGGCCCGCCGGATCACCCGCGGGCCAGAGTCAAACTCGTGACAGAAGGAGAAAAGGATGAAAAGGTTTTCGTCCTTCTGTCAGTGCAAGATCCGTGCCAATTCCCCCTTGTCTGCAACCTGTCACTCGCGCGTCAGCTCAAAAAGGGTCACCTCCGGCCGGCAGAGCAGGCGGAGCGGCAGAAAGCTGGAACCGATACCGCGGCTGATGTACACCTGGGTCCTGCCGGGGTCCATGCCAATGATCCGGCGCAGGCGCTCGCCACCGAACAGGCCGCTGGAGAGGCGTTTCCCGTATCCTGACCGCGTCAGAAGCGGGCCGTAGCCCGGCAGGACGATCTGGCCACCGTGAGTGTGCCCGCTCAGCACCAGATCGCAGCCGGCCTCCACCGCCGCCACGATGATGGAGGGAGAATGCGCAAGAAGCAGAATGAACGCGTCGCCGGGCGCCCCGGCCAGCGCGGAGCGCAGGTCGTCCAGCCCGGTATGCGGATCCTCCACGCCCGCGAGGACCATCAGGGCCTTGCCCCTCCGCAGCAGGCGGTGCTCGTTCTCCAGCACCGCGATGCCCCCTTCGCGCAGGACGCGCTTCACCCCCTCCCAGACCAAGGGGAAACGGACGTCCGCATTCCCGGATATGGCAAACGCGCCTTCGCTGGCTCCGGCGCTCCGGACAAGGCCGGCCAACTCCCTCGCGGCCGCCTCGTCCTGAGCCAGGTCGCCGGTCAGCGCCACCACATCCGGCTTCAAGTCCCGCACCAGCCGCCGGATGGCCCGTTCACGGCGGCCAAGGTGCATCATATGCAGGTCACTCAGCTGCAGTAAGCGGAATCCCTGGAACTCCGCGGGGAGCCGTGGACATACCACCTTCCTCCGCACCAGGGAAGGGGAATACGCCTGCGCGACCATCAGGGCGATGAGACCGCCCGCGGCCGCAAGCGCAAGGAGCACAGCCAGACCCACGCGGAATCAGCCTCGCCTCACGCGGCGGGCTCGCCGCAGAGATACTCGATAAGCAATCGCACCCCCGCCCCGGAAGCGCCTTTCTCTATGACGCCATTGTCCTGCGACAGGAACGCCGGACCCGCGATGTCAATGTGCGCCCACGGACGCCCTTCCGTGAACTCCGAGAGCAGCAGCGCCGCCGTGATCGCCCCTCCTTCGCGCCCTCCGGTGTTCTTCATATCCGCCACCTGACTCTCGATGAGGTAGCGGTAATCCTCCGAGAGGGGAAGCTGCCAGATGCGGTCGCCCGACACCCGGGAGCACTCCTTCAGACGCTCCACCAGATCCTGGTTGTTGGACATCACCCCACTGTAGACGCGTCCAAGCGCCCAGACGCACGCTCCCGTCAGCGTGGCCAGGTCTATCAGCTCTTCGCACCCCTCTCTTGCGGCATAACACAGGGCATCCGCCAGCGTCAGCCGCCCTTCCGCGTCCGTGTTTTCGATCTCGATGGTCTTGCCGTTCATGGCGCAGACCACATCTCCTGGACGCATAGCGCTGCCGGACGGCATGTTCTCCACGGCAGGCACGATGGCCAGCACCTCCCGGTCAGGCCGCAGCTCCGCTACAGCCTGCATCGCAGCCAGCACCGCCGCCGCGCCGGACATGTCGTCCTTCATCGTGACCATGCTCTCCGCAGTCTTCAGCGACAGTCCGCCGGAATCGAACGTCACACCCTTGCCGATGATGGCCACCCGGCCCGCGGGCTCCCCCGCCGGGCGATAGCGGAGGGTTATAAACTTCGGAGCCTCCTGGGAGCCGCGCGCCACGGCCAGATAACAGCCCATCCCCAGCCGCTCCGCCTCGGGACGCTCCAGCACCAGCGCCTCCAGCCCGGTCTCGGACGCCATCCGGGTGGCCAGCAGCGCCAGCGCCGAAGGAGTGATCTCGTTCGCGGGAGAGTTGACAAGATCGCGCGCCAGATTCACCGCCCGCGAGACCACGTCCCCCCTTGACACACCCGCCTGAACGGACGGCAGACGGGACGCGTCCATCTCCGCCACCAGCAGCTCCTCGATCTGCCGCGGCTGCGGCTCGCTTTTGTATTTCAGGAACTCGTAGGTGCCGAGGACGGCTCCCTCCACCGTCGCCTGCGCCGCCCGCGCCGGAGCCATTCCCCCCGCTCCGGCTCCGTGAACGATGGTGGCCACCCGGCGGGCGCGCGCATCGCGCGCCCTGCGAAGCGCCGCCGCGGACGCCCGGCGCACCGTATCCAGATCCAGCTTTTCGGGCTCGCCCAGTCCGGTCAGAACCACCCTGGCTGCGGGCAAACGGCCCTGCGTGTGGACCAGGAGCGTCTGACCGGGCTTTCCTTCGAATCCCTCTTCCCGGATGAGCCGGGACAGCAGTCCGTCCAGGGCCCGGTCCACCGCTCCGGTGGCTCCTCCGGGTGCGGCCACCCCCTGAAAAAGGTTCACCACAATGGCGTCACATTCGATGTCCGTGATGGATGCGTTGAGTACAGAGATGATCATTGTTCAGTCAAAGGTCACGATTCTGGCGTCGCGAGTCAAGAGTCCGCAGCGGGAAGCGGAGGCATCAGATGATCTTGGCGATGCTGGCAAGGCTTCGCGGGTCCAGGCGCGATACGTCGCGGATCTCGAACCGGTTCCCGTGGATGTCCGTCAGGATGATCCGGTTGCGCGGGAGGCGAAGAACATTGTCCCGGAGATTGCGCAGGTGAAACTCCCTGCGCCCCTTGTCCGTCTCCACGTCCAGCCGGAACACCCCGAACTCCTCCTTGCAGGACCGCACCCTGCGGATCCGTGCCGTAAAGTAACGCTGCTCCAGCTCCGCCTCCAGCAGCTGACGCGCCTCGATGGGCAGGCTGCGGATATCCCGCAGCATGCCGATCTCGTTCTCGTTCATATCGAAAAAGGTGATGTACTCGTTCTTCCGGGTCAGCGGAAAAGCCCGGCGCGCCTCCACCTGGGGATAGCTACGGTCGCCGACAGTGATCCCCAGCGAGTCCCCCACCTTGTGGATGGTCAGCATCGAAGGGTCCAGAAAGCGGACATCAAGATCCAGCTTGACTTCCGGGACGTCCGGATCCCGTTCCATCTCCTCGGTCATCGGGCCCTCCATCATACCGCCACCCGCCCGCGGGACAGATCCGTCTGCATCTGCACCAGCCTCCAGTAGTGCCCGCGCAGATCCAGCAGCTCGTCGTGCGTCCCTACCTCCACGATGCGCCCGTCGTCAATGACGACGATGCGGTCTGCCTTGCGCAGCGTGGACAGCCGGTGCGCGATGGCGAACGTGGTGCGGTTCTGCACCAGCCTTTCGATGGCTTCCTGGATCTGCTTCTCCGTCTCCGTGTCCACAGCGCTGGTGGCCTCATCGAAGATGAGAATCCGGGGATTGTGGAGGATGGCGCGGGCGATGGAGATCCTCTGCCGCTCGCCTCCTGATAGCCGCCCGCCGCGCTCGCCCACCTGAGTATCGTAGCCATCCGGGAATTTCATGATGAAATCGTGCGCGTTGGCCGCCTTGGCCGCCCGCATGATCTCCTCGGGCGTGGCGTTCGGCTTTCCGTAGGCGATGTTCTCTGCGATGGTCCCGCTGAACAGGAATGGCTCCTGCAGCACCACGCCGATCTGGCTGCGCAGGTCGCTGAGCCGCACCGCACGGACGTCCACACCGTCTATCAATACCTGACCCATTTGCGGGTCATAGAAGCGGCAGACCAGGTTGATGAACGTACTCTTCCCGGCGCCGGTCTTGCCCACCAGACCGATCATCTCACCCGGCCGCACATGCAGGCTGACGTCCTTGAGAATGGGCTTGTTGCGGTCATAGCCGAAGTAGACGTTCCGGAACTCCACATCCCCGTGGATATGCGGCAGGGGAACCGCATTTTCCGAATCCGCGACCTCCGGCTCCGTATCCAGCACCTCGAAGATCCGCTCCGCCGCCGTCAGTGAGCGCGGCACGGAATCGGCCAGGTTGGTCAACCACTGCAGCGGACCGTAGAACATTCCCAGGTAGCCCGTGAACATCATCAGGCGGCCGAAGGTCATCTCACCCTTGACCACCATGATCCCTCCCACCAGCCACACGGGATACTGCCCGAACTCGATGATGACCGAGAGGGTGGGCATCAGCAGGTTCACCAGGCGCGCAGCGGAGTATTCGCTTTCGAAAAGCGCCTCAGTGTTCTCGTCGAACCGCCGCACTTCTCTTCCTTCCTGCGCGAACGCCCGCACTACCCTGATGCCCGAAAGCGAGTCGCTCAGCATGGCGTTCAGGCGGCTCCACGAGGTCCAGAAGCGCGTGTAGACGTAGCGCAGACGCCGCGTGGAAAGAAGGGTGATGGCGGCGACGATGGGCGCGGGCGAAAGCGCGATCAACGCCAGATGCCAGCTGGTCAGGAACAGCAGGACGCAGATGATGATGAGCTGCAGCAGGAAGATCAGGAAGTACTGCGCGCTTCCCACCAGGAACCCCTGCAGGGCTCCGGTATCCTGCGTCACGCGGCTCATGACCGCACCGATCTGCCGCCGGTCGAAGTAAGCGAGCGACAGACGCTGCAGGGCATTGTACAGCTGGCGGCGCACGTCCAGCGTGACACGGCCGCCGAGCCAGGCCGTCAACTGCATCCGCCATACGCCGGTACCGTATGCCACCAGCCGCGCGAGCAGGAGCAATCCCACCAGCACCAGCAGCCAGGTGATGCGCGTGCGCACCGTCGCCGTCTTATCCACCGGCACCAGGGCCAGGTCGAACATGTACCTGTTGATGAACGGCGGGGCCATGCTCACCACCGTGCTGACCAACAAGAGCAGCGAGGTAGCCAGGGCGGTCAGGTAGTATGGCTTCAGGTAGCCGAGGAGCCGGCGGAGGACCTTACCCTTGTCCAGACAGTGCGGGCACACCCTGGAGTAGCTGGGGAGCGCTCGGCCACAGGAGGGACAGCTTTCGCCTTCCTCGCCCTCTTCCGGCTCGGGCTCCTCTTCTCCGTTGGCGATAGCCTGCAGGCTCCGGGCCACACGCCCGAACTTTCCGGACAGAGTGTTGGAGTAGTGCAGCAGCACCACCTTCTGCCCGTCGTGAGAGGCTACCAGTACGCCGCCCCCGACCAGAGGCTCGGCCTCGATCTGCTGGATCTGGGAATAAGGAACCTCCACGAGGACGGAGGCCTGATCCGGCGTCGGATCGAAGACGGCGACCCGGTCGTCTAGGGCAACCAGCCAGCGCTCACCGAAACGTCCGTCTCTTGTGATGTCCGTGGAAGCAGCAAGACGCACCTGGTTGCGCGACTTGCCCATTGCGCCCA
The sequence above is drawn from the Armatimonadota bacterium genome and encodes:
- the fliG gene encoding flagellar motor switch protein FliG, with the translated sequence MSQAQTQHLEHEEHQEAPAAAKPRKRLTGTQKAAILLITLGAEASAAVFKLLKQEEVEKLANELVRQERVDVETKRQVFEEFETLYSTSSLLSQGGVEYARSVLEQALGPQKAQSLLERIITARGSEPSDWLQHADPQQLARWLASEQPQTIALVVTQLPPPRAAQLLSTLPPEVRAEVTLKIARMQSASAEVIAQIEDSLRSRLSGMDADAQRTVSGVQALVEILNSAERSLERSVLESLSQHDAALAEEIKRKLFVFEDILLLEDRALQMVLREVEQDDLRLALRGAQESVREKVFKNMSERASATIKEDLETMGPVRVRDVEAAQQRIALVIRAMEERGEIVIARGEGEGAEEFV
- a CDS encoding EscN/YscN/HrcN family type III secretion system ATPase, whose product is MIRLSPPRLERYHRAVRRANAVRLNGRLTRVVGVLVESAGPAAHIGEICEIHYSRNDPPMLAEVVGFREDRVLLMPYGEIARLARHAEVVATGRSLCVPGSEALLGRVLDGLGRPLDGGPPVEAEELLPVLREPPHPLLRERIREPLSLGVRSIDGLITCGTGQRVGVFAGSGVGKSTLLGMIARNTEADVNVIGLIGERGREVRDFIERDLGEEGLRRSVVVVATSDQVSVQRLRGAQVATAIAEYFRDRGKRVLLMLDSVTRIAWAQREIGLAAGEPPTTRGYTPSVFAMLPKLLERAGMSDRGSITGLYTVLVDGDDMNEPVADAVRAILDGHIVLSRALAHQNHYPAVDVLASVSRVMPEITTSAHRAAAGHLRRLLAAYRDSEDLINIGAYVRGSNPLIDEAIDLLPEIRAFLQQDVEERCPLTETVSRLTSLARKPGDEGEDE
- the pepA gene encoding putative cytosol aminopeptidase, whose product is MIISVLNASITDIECDAIVVNLFQGVAAPGGATGAVDRALDGLLSRLIREEGFEGKPGQTLLVHTQGRLPAARVVLTGLGEPEKLDLDTVRRASAAALRRARDARARRVATIVHGAGAGGMAPARAAQATVEGAVLGTYEFLKYKSEPQPRQIEELLVAEMDASRLPSVQAGVSRGDVVSRAVNLARDLVNSPANEITPSALALLATRMASETGLEALVLERPEAERLGMGCYLAVARGSQEAPKFITLRYRPAGEPAGRVAIIGKGVTFDSGGLSLKTAESMVTMKDDMSGAAAVLAAMQAVAELRPDREVLAIVPAVENMPSGSAMRPGDVVCAMNGKTIEIENTDAEGRLTLADALCYAAREGCEELIDLATLTGACVWALGRVYSGVMSNNQDLVERLKECSRVSGDRIWQLPLSEDYRYLIESQVADMKNTGGREGGAITAALLLSEFTEGRPWAHIDIAGPAFLSQDNGVIEKGASGAGVRLLIEYLCGEPAA
- a CDS encoding ABC transporter, translating into MLISDNLPRSVERALGAMGKSRNQVRLAASTDITRDGRFGERWLVALDDRVAVFDPTPDQASVLVEVPYSQIQQIEAEPLVGGGVLVASHDGQKVVLLHYSNTLSGKFGRVARSLQAIANGEEEPEPEEGEEGESCPSCGRALPSYSRVCPHCLDKGKVLRRLLGYLKPYYLTALATSLLLLVSTVVSMAPPFINRYMFDLALVPVDKTATVRTRITWLLVLVGLLLLARLVAYGTGVWRMQLTAWLGGRVTLDVRRQLYNALQRLSLAYFDRRQIGAVMSRVTQDTGALQGFLVGSAQYFLIFLLQLIIICVLLFLTSWHLALIALSPAPIVAAITLLSTRRLRYVYTRFWTSWSRLNAMLSDSLSGIRVVRAFAQEGREVRRFDENTEALFESEYSAARLVNLLMPTLSVIIEFGQYPVWLVGGIMVVKGEMTFGRLMMFTGYLGMFYGPLQWLTNLADSVPRSLTAAERIFEVLDTEPEVADSENAVPLPHIHGDVEFRNVYFGYDRNKPILKDVSLHVRPGEMIGLVGKTGAGKSTFINLVCRFYDPQMGQVLIDGVDVRAVRLSDLRSQIGVVLQEPFLFSGTIAENIAYGKPNATPEEIMRAAKAANAHDFIMKFPDGYDTQVGERGGRLSGGERQRISIARAILHNPRILIFDEATSAVDTETEKQIQEAIERLVQNRTTFAIAHRLSTLRKADRIVVIDDGRIVEVGTHDELLDLRGHYWRLVQMQTDLSRGRVAV